The following coding sequences lie in one Miscanthus floridulus cultivar M001 chromosome 9, ASM1932011v1, whole genome shotgun sequence genomic window:
- the LOC136481924 gene encoding uncharacterized protein codes for MAAEMVGSAVAQEAVNEVLSRIKEGYAEKSDAKEHIERMEMAHIKLEAALEASNKWNITSPPLLRRWRSKLKRATQECDHTLRRCRQRLQEEEEVKQGLQSSSFPKRVAHTAMSFVSSMFSSGSDDKLRGSTAVRRFERFADGASEFLRYVELGGTPCRYMFSVPLIRHLLAGKGTKDCFVRGGQHLSLTLQPFSLPNHGMVACLVFLLEDGNVPENNFLLALSLHLSESTDIVGVVVRCLQLFKPYLSFTAETVKTKLTQMPTQDLCWVFDAYSVYGCDDQQNSLYTMYSKWFRPNPFCCQQQDHPHAQSSSSKSLTCDIYMEPVIQVYLLGHVALSVGTNRQSVVIDGESQTSPTRDFPYLKLGAHLSPHASFEDLSPTVGGSVSEIINDEAKHCAMYANISFEQLGEITMPKAVDCLSRNLEATSYQMSWKSKHGSAYLRVEKTSWRATTRKDKVGKRCKQRQDKKVPAQGWTGANSEFIISSWVAHTPAQLQGSIVDNWIQKKKQSTLPLLLKTNSCVHDCPIRMLFLQDYSYLARKLKMSSTLNP; via the coding sequence ATGGCAGCAGAGATGGTCGGTTCTGCGGTGGCCCAGGAGGCTGTTAATGAAGTCTTATCAAGAATCAAAGAGGGTTATGCAGAGAAGTCAGATgcaaaggagcacatagagaggatGGAGATGGCGCACATCAAGCTAGAAGCTGCCCTTGAGGCATCCAACAAGTGGAACATCACTAGTCCGCCACTACtgcggcgctggaggagcaagctCAAGCGTGCCACACAGGAGTGCGACCACACTTTGCGCCGGTGCAGGCAGCGAttgcaagaagaggaagaagtgaaACAAGGGCTACAGAGCTCCTCCTTTCCTAAGAGGGTCGCTCATACTGCCATGTCATTTGTTTCATCAATGTTTAGCAGCGGTAGCGACGACAAGCTAAGAGGATCCACTGCCGTCCGGCGATTTGAGCGGTTTGCTGATGGTGCCAGCGAGTTCTTGAGGTACGTGGAGCTTGGTGGCACACCATGCAGATACATGTTTTCTGTGCCTCTTATACGCCATCTTCTCGCTGGCAAAGGAACAAAGGATTGCTTTGTTCGTGGGGGCCAACATCTCTCACTTACTCTACAGCCCTTTAGTCTACCCAACCATGGGATGGTGGCGTGCTTGGTATTCTTACTTGAAGATGGCAATGTGCCAGAGAATAATTTCCTTCTTGCCCTCAGCTTACATCTCTCTGAGAGTACTGACATAGTTGGGGTTGTAGTCAGATGCCTGCAGCTGTTCAAACCATACTTGAGCTTCACAGCCGAGACTGTAAAGACAAAGCTGACCCAGATGCCAACGCAAGACTTGTGTTGGGTGTTTGATGCTTATTCAGTTTATGGCTGTGATGATCAACAGAACAGTCTTTACACCATGTATTCTAAATGGTTTCGACCAAACCCATTTTGTTGTCAACAACAAGACCATCCCCATGCCCAGAGCTCCTCTTCAAAATCATTGACATGTGATATATACATGGAACCAGTTATCCAAGTGTATTTGCTAGGACATGTTGCACTGTCAGTTGGGACCAATAGGCAGAGCGTAGTCATCGATGGCGAAAGCCAAACAAGCCCCACGAGAGACTTTCCATATCTGAAACTTGGAGCACACCTCTCACCTCATGCCTCTTTTGAAGATTTGTCACCTACTGTTGGGGGTTCAGTGTCAGAGATAATCAACGATGAAGCCAAACATTGTGCCATGTATGCAAACATTTCCTTTGAACAGCTGGGCGAGATCACGATGCCAAAAGCAGTAGATTGCCTTAGTAGGAATCTGGAAGCTACCTCATATCAGATGTCGTGGAAGTCCAAGCATGGAAGCGCGTACCTTCGGGTCGAGAAGACCTCATGGAGAGCAACTACTAGGAAGGACAAAGTTGGAAAACGCTGTAAGCAACGGCAGGACAAGAAGGTTCCAGCTCAGGGATGGACAGGTGCTAACAGTGAGTTCATTATTAGCTCGTGGGTTGCGCACACGCCTGCCCAGTTGCAGGGCTCGATCGTTGACAATTGgattcagaaaaaaaaacaatccACACTACCGTTGTTATTGAAAACTAATTCTTGCgtccatgattgtccaatcagGATGTTGTTTTTGCAAGATTACAGTTATTTGGCAAGGAAGCTCAAGATGTCCAGCACGTTAAACCCCTGA
- the LOC136479899 gene encoding uncharacterized protein, translating into MAKTLHDYSTPVVANVPVGPTVNIGDGNFELHTGLIMMVQANQFHGLPSEDTNAHLQHFFELCDTIVIKDVAPESIRLRLFPFSLSGRAKQLFYKEKEPVKTWDKCSTTFIAKFFPMGKTNALR; encoded by the coding sequence ATGGCCAAGACCCTCCATGACTACTCCACCCCCGTTGTTGCCAACGTGCCCGTTGGGCCCACTGTTAACATTGGGGATGGGAACTTCGAGCTCCATACCGGCCTCATcatgatggtgcaggcaaaccaattccatggtttgccaaGCGAGGACACGaatgctcatctccaacacttcttcGAGTTGTGCGACACCATCGTTATCAAGGATGTTGCACCTGAGAGCATCAGGCTCcgcttgtttcccttctccctctcggGGAGGGCGAAGCAGTTGTTCTACAAGGAAAAGGAACCTGTCAAAacatgggacaaatgttccacgACGTTCATCGCCAAGTTCtttcccatgggcaaaaccaatgctctAAGATGA